The uncultured Eubacteriales bacterium region TGGTCAGAGGACGCCTCCGACATCTCACTGTAGTTTTTTCGAAGCTTTGCAATATCCTCTTGTGTGCATTTTTGAATAAAAAGCTCAGTGCTGTAAGAATCGAACATTCTCCGAAACTCCAGCACCGTCTTCATCGTATGGCGGGTAACCGGATAATAGATCAGGCCGCTGAGAGAGGTCTGCTCAAACTCCTCCACATAGGTCCCAGATCCCTGAAGCTTACGCAGAACCCGCAGCGCACTCAGCTTCTCGATAGCCTGTCGGACCGCCGCGCGGCTGACGCCAAGCTCCTGGCAGAGCTGGGTCTCGGTGGCTATTTTCGTACCAGGCACCCACTGCCGTGTTTTTATCTTGTGTGTAATGTATTCAAATACCTGATTGGTTGCCTGTGTGCTATACGGCATATCGGGCCGCCCTCCCTCAGTCACACTTTTCCTAATTGCTATTATTCTACCATTTTCGCCCTATCATTGCAAGAACAAGGCGGGGCATCCCCGCCTTGTCCCTGTCATTTTCTCTTACCCCTGCTCAGCCTTTGCAATCTTACCGTGTTTCATGCGGTTTTTCTTCCTGCGTACGGAGGAGGAATATGCCGCCAGACCAATCAGCGTGGCAATATAGGGCAGTGCCTGCACCGCTTCCGCGGGGACGTTCAGTGTCTGGAGCACGTTGGAGAGCGCATTGGCGACGCCAAAGGCCAGAGCGGCCAGGAAAGTCGGCAGGGGCGCCGCGCCGCCCAGGTTCTGCGCTGCAATACCCATAAAGCCGCGGCCGGCCACCATGTCGCGGGCAAACCAGGAGAGGTAGCCCATGGACATATAGATACCGCCAAAGGAGGCAATCACACCACTGATGATTAGCGTAGTAAACTTGGTCTTTACCACGTTGATACCCACGCTGGCTGCGGCATTGGGGTTTTCGCCCACGGTACGGATACGAAGGCCAAGCGCGGTTTTGAATACCAGCAGCCACACCACAATCACGCATACGAAGCTGAGATAGGTCAGCACATTGTGTCCGGACAGAATCGTTCCCAGGATGGGAATGTCCTTAATGACGGGAATTTCAATATTGGGGAAAGTCAAGCTGGGAAGCGAGGTGGAGAGGCCCTTATCGTTAACGAGCACATAGAGCATGAACACTGTGCCGCCCGAAGCGAAGGTATTTAGCGCAATGCCGGTCAGAACCACATTCGCGTTCAGTACCAGGTTGAAGTAGCCCAAGAGCAGCATGATTGAGACGCCGCCGGCAAGGCCGGCAAGCAGTCCCACGAAGAGATTCTGGGAATAGGCGCTGCCTACCACACCGCAGAAGGCGGCGGTGAGCATACAGCCTTCAAACGCGATATGGAGACACCCGCCGCGGTTGCAGACCAGAGCGGCCAGGGCTGCGAAGAGGAGCGGCGTGGTCACACGGATGACTGAAAACAGGAAGTCGGCGGAGAAAATTGCGGCAAACAGACTACTCATGCGGCAACCTCCCCTTTCGCGGCAAGCTGTTTCTCAGCGGCTTCCACCAGTTTCTTATGCTTGAGTCTGTGGAGGAAACGCTCTGCTACCACCAGCATGATAATGATCGCCTGGATAATGTTGACCAGTTCGATGGGGATATCGTTGGTGCGAGCCATCACGTCGGCACCCACGCGGACGTACGCGAGGAACAGGGCGGCCAAGGGCACCAGCTTGGGGTTGTAGCCCGCGATGATGCCCACCAGGATGCCATCGAAACCGTGGTTGGTCAGGCCCTGATACTGGAAACGCTTATACATGCCCAGCACTTCCACCGCGCCGCCGATGCCGGCGATGGCGCCGCCCAGAAGCTGGGCGTTCATCAGGATACGCTTGACCGGCATGCCGGAGTAGGTTGCAAAGTCCATGTTCTTGCCCACGATGCGGATCTCATAGCCGCGCTTGCTGCGGTAGAGATAGAAGTAGCCCAGTATCACCACGACGATACCAATCACGATGCCGGCATGGACGCTGGTGCCCTCCAGCAGGCGGGGCAGCTTTGCGTTATCTGCAAATTTATAGGAGGCGAGATAGCCCGCCGCCGGATCGCGGAGAATATGGTTAATGATGCCGAGGCCAAAATAGAGGCACACATAGTTAACCATCAGACTGCTGACCACGGGCTTGGAGTCAAATTTCACGTAGAGCGTGGCAGGGATACCGCAGGCGATGGCGCCGAAAATACCGCCGGCCAGAAGGCAAACAACGATATGGATGACAGGGGGCAGGTTGAGCACGTTGGCTATGATGGTGGCACCCACAGCACCCACGAAAAAACCGCCCTCGACTGCCATATTGGTCTGGTTCGCTGAGAAAATAAGGCAGACTGCTACGCCGGTGAAGAGCAGAGGTGTCATCATCTCCACGATGTTGCCCATACGGCGCATGGTAGAGATGGGGCCCAGGATAAAGCTGTGCAGCGCGCTCAGCGGGTCGTCTGTGATAACCAAAATGATGGCAAAAGCGATACCCAGAGCGATGGCAACGGCCAGCAGCATGCGCAGGATATTGAACTCTTTTTCAATTTCCTT contains the following coding sequences:
- a CDS encoding conserved membrane hypothetical protein (Evidence 4 : Homologs of previously reported genes of unknown function), producing MTKNDKKLKSPKEIEKEFNILRMLLAVAIALGIAFAIILVITDDPLSALHSFILGPISTMRRMGNIVEMMTPLLFTGVAVCLIFSANQTNMAVEGGFFVGAVGATIIANVLNLPPVIHIVVCLLAGGIFGAIACGIPATLYVKFDSKPVVSSLMVNYVCLYFGLGIINHILRDPAAGYLASYKFADNAKLPRLLEGTSVHAGIVIGIVVVILGYFYLYRSKRGYEIRIVGKNMDFATYSGMPVKRILMNAQLLGGAIAGIGGAVEVLGMYKRFQYQGLTNHGFDGILVGIIAGYNPKLVPLAALFLAYVRVGADVMARTNDIPIELVNIIQAIIIMLVVAERFLHRLKHKKLVEAAEKQLAAKGEVAA
- a CDS encoding Inner-membrane translocator, which translates into the protein MSSLFAAIFSADFLFSVIRVTTPLLFAALAALVCNRGGCLHIAFEGCMLTAAFCGVVGSAYSQNLFVGLLAGLAGGVSIMLLLGYFNLVLNANVVLTGIALNTFASGGTVFMLYVLVNDKGLSTSLPSLTFPNIEIPVIKDIPILGTILSGHNVLTYLSFVCVIVVWLLVFKTALGLRIRTVGENPNAAASVGINVVKTKFTTLIISGVIASFGGIYMSMGYLSWFARDMVAGRGFMGIAAQNLGGAAPLPTFLAALAFGVANALSNVLQTLNVPAEAVQALPYIATLIGLAAYSSSVRRKKNRMKHGKIAKAEQG
- a CDS encoding putative Transcriptional regulator, GntR family (Evidence 3 : Function proposed based on presence of conserved amino acid motif, structural feature or limited homology) yields the protein MPYSTQATNQVFEYITHKIKTRQWVPGTKIATETQLCQELGVSRAAVRQAIEKLSALRVLRKLQGSGTYVEEFEQTSLSGLIYYPVTRHTMKTVLEFRRMFDSYSTELFIQKCTQEDIAKLRKNYSEMSEASSDHERFRYLDNEFHDLIAKGTRNPIIAQISDLLTDLLREHQSALYSSVGPEHAIQYHGMILSCIEQGNAELAGIYARMHIDNSLHTLEETPEEAPKLYAEK